A window of Castanea sativa cultivar Marrone di Chiusa Pesio chromosome 1, ASM4071231v1 contains these coding sequences:
- the LOC142608166 gene encoding histidine kinase CKI1-like produces MLLPTALIPCWYSMISRVEHQVNLNSQDFHSNLHYEIENTEKFLHPINSSATNLAGVLKLSLNGTKLSFSMIETKVAPLLFQAWSTIPYLSQISYTGLEGLFFSYYTGQNQTLAVYSNSSYNSRSSAPNVKRNLSCYIQHVNHETGELYGNSIECPSLNLVSKRWFQEALNSPNGYASLETGWNNSQDLILLSSARINGEGVISLGFSAQLLTTRFTSIDRQGGSLYLATKDGKVLIEELKNTHMVLAGNMVSVQLMKPNGEQKVLGNVSCIIKDGSPRASTLNIQGTEYMFYCSSLDMVGVQSVYVLAFPQKGLVSLVRKNRIVALALLIVIITSMVVSILSFAYIFVRAAKREMHLCAALIKQMEATQQAERKSMNKSLAFASASHDVRASLAGLTGLIEMCYEEANPGSELETNLRQMDTCAKDLLGLLNSILDTSKIEAGKMQLEEEEFDLARLLEDVVDLYHPVGIKKGVDVVLDPYDGSAIKFSQVKGDRGKLKQILCNLLSNAVKFTCEGHVTVRTWVRKPSLQNSIIASSQNGLMKYLQCLFRKSNEAYNDLEAMNAAQQDPNAMEFVFEVDDTGNGIPKEKHISVFENYVQVKETALGQGGTGLGLGIVQSLVRLMHGDISIVDKEIGEKGTCFRFNVILSTCENVSCNNAKAEDLEMVDGSHIPELTLSTPSPGLWLRTSSSKLTVHSTPSPKVTTSHVVLLIQNNERRRTSQRFMENLRIKVSVAKQWEHLPSTLQKIKHKENHSCHNSSGKSDLSSPSGYLSSSASNNSSGVEKDVPLSSMDGSNYILSVFKRTTPKFASSFILIVIDACAGPFLELCRIVAEFKKGLHNATCKVVWLEKPMMRNINFKHIEEDLVDPNDVVISKPFHGSRLYQVVRLLPEFGGTLQGNSSKLKEEIKFQAEKVPKDPSSSRSQSYIENSSANKHSTQQVELQDHGSSIEEAKKKSMSPIQTLSHVGSKPRSPPSNGILTKEQEIQEIGNSNDEKPLSGKKLLVADDNVLLRKLTVASLLKLGAIAETCVNGQEALDLVCKGLSDQRKLGASNVLPYDYVLMDCEMPMMNGYEATKQIRKMEKSYGVHIPIIALTAHTSGGEAKVAIEAGMDVHLGKPLKKEHLLEAIRYIDTK; encoded by the exons ATGCTCCTTCCTACTGCATTGATCCCATGTTGGTATTCTATGATTAGTCGTGTTGAGCATCAAGTGAATTTGAACTCCCAAGACTTCCACTCTAATTTGCATTATGAAATTGAGAACACAGAAAAGTTCTTACATCCAATAAATTCATCAGCAACAAATTTAGCAGGAGTTTTAAAGTTGTCTCTCAATGGAACTAAACTCTCATTCTCTATGATTGAGACTAAG gTGGCTCCTCTATTATTTCAAGCATGGTCTACAATTCCTTACTTATCTCAAATTTCATATACTGGGTTAGAAGGTCTATTTTTCTCATACTACACTGGTCAGAATCAAACTCTTGCAGTGTACTCTAACTCTTCATATAATTCTAGATCAAGTGCTCCAAATGTAAAAAGGAACCTCAGTTGTTACATCCAACATGTGAACCATGAGACAGGAGAATTATATGGAAACTCCATTGAATGCCCTTCCTTGAATTTGGTCAGTAAAAGATGGTTTCAAGAAGCCTTGAATAGTCCCAATGGATATGCCTCATTGGAAACTGGATGGAATAATTCTCAAGATCTTATACTACTTAGCTCAGCTAGAATTAATGGAGAAGGAGTTATCTCTCTAGGGTTTTCGGCCCAATTACTAACCACCCGTTTTACTAGTATAGATCGTCAGGGTGGGAGCTTGTATTTAGCTACCAAAGATGGGAAAGTGCTTATAGAAGAGCTCAAAAACACTCATATGGTTCTTGCTGGTAATATGGTTTCTGTCCAATTGATGAAACCAAATGGGGAACAAAAAGTTCTTGGGAACGTTTCCTGCATCATCAAAGATGGCTCACCAAGAGCTTCTACTTTGAATATTCAAGGAACAGAATACATGTTTTATTGTTCGTCACTTGATATGGTGGGAGTCCAATCG GTATATGTATTGGCTTTCCCACAAAAAGGGTTAGTCAGCCTTGTCCGCAAGAACAGGATAGTGGCATTGGCCCTCCTCATAGTGATTATCACTTCAATGGTTGTTTCCATTTTAAGTTTTGCATATATATTCGTTAGAGCTGCCAAACGAGAAATGCACTTGTGTGCTGCTCTCATAAAACAAATGGAAGCAACTCAACAAGCAGAGAGGAAGAGTATGAACAAGAGTCTTGCCTTTGCTAGTGCTAGCCATGATGTTCGCGCGTCACTTGCAGGCCTTACAGGTTTGATAGAGATGTGCTATGAAGAAGCTAATCCTGGTTCTGAATTGGAGACAAATTTGAGACAAATGGATACTTGTGCAAAGGACCTACTAG GTTTGCTGAATTCTATTCTTGATACAAGCAAAATCGAGGCTGGCAAGATGCAacttgaagaagaggaatttgATTTGGCTCGACTTCTTGAAGATGTAGTTGATTTATATCATCCTGTTGGTATCAAAAAGGGAGTAGATGTGGTATTAGACCCTTATGATGGTTCTGCCATCAAATTTTCACAAGTGAAAGGAGATAGGGGAAAACTCAAGCAAATATTATGCAATTTACTAAGCAATGCAGTTAAATTTACTTGTGAGGGGCATGTAACCGTTCGAACATGGGTTAGGAAACCCAGTTTGCAAAATTCAATAATTGCATCTAGTCAGAATGGTTTAATGAAATATTTACAGTGTTTGTTTCGCAAGAGCAATGAAGCATATAATGACCTGGAAGCCATGAATGCAGCCCAACAAGATCCAAATGCCATGGAATTTGTCTTTGAGGTTGATGATACAGGAAATGGAATTCCGAAGGAAAAGCACATCTCAGTCTTTGAAAACTATGTTCAAGTCAAAGAAACAGCTCTTGGACAAGGAGGCACTGGATTAGGACTTGGCATTGTTCAATCCCTG GTACGCTTGATGCATGGAGACATATCAATTGTGGACAAAGAGATTGGGGAAAAGGGAACTTGCTTTAGATTCAATGTGATACTCAGTACATGTGAAAATGTTAGTTGCAATAATGCAAAAGCAGAAGACCTTGAAATGGTTGATGGCTCCCATATTCCTGAGCTAACTCTTAGCACACCTAGTCCTGGCTTGTGGTTACGTACTTCTAGTTCAAAGCTGACAGTTCACTCAACCCCTAGCCCCAAGGTAACGACATCCCATGTTGTTCTTTTGATTCAAAATAATGAACGGCGAAGGACTTCACAAAGATTCATGGAGAACTTAAGGATAAAAGTATCAGTAGCAAAGCAATGGGAACATCTTCCTTCTACTCttcaaaagataaaacataAGGAGAACCATTCTTGTCACAATTCTTCAGGAAAATCAGATTTGAGTTCTCCAAGTGGCTACTTAAGTAGTTCTGCTTCTAATAACTCTAGCGGTGTAGAAAAGGATGTGCCTTTAAGTAGCATGGATGGTTCAAACTACATACTATCAGTCTTCAAAAGGACTACTCCTAAATTTGCATCAAGTTTCATATTAATTGTGATTGATGCATGTGCTGGACCATTCCTAGAATTATGTAGAATTGTGGCTGAATTCAAAAAAGGCCTCCACAATGCTACTTGTAAggttgtttggttggagaaacCAATGATGCGTAACATTAACTTCAAACACATTGAAGAGGACCTGGTTGATCCTAATGATGTCGTAATATCTAAGCCATTTCATGGTTCTCGTTTGTATCAAGTGGTAAGACTTCTTCCTGAGTTTGGAGGTACATTGCAAGGGAATTCAAGCAAACTAAAAGAAGAAATCAAGTTCCAAGCTGAAAAAGTTCCCAAAGATCCTAGTTCATCAAGGAGTCAGTCTTATATTGAGAATTCTTCGGCAAACAAACACTCAACTCAACAAGTAGAATTACAAGACCATGGTAGCAGCATTGAGGAAGCTAAGAAGAAAAGCATGTCACCCATTCAAACTCTATCTCATGTTGGGTCCAAACCAAGAAGTCCTCCGAGTAACGGAATTCTAACAAAAGAACAAGAAATACAAGAAATTGGTAACTCAAATGATGAGAAGCCATTGAGTGGGAAGAAACTCTTGGTTGCTGATGACAATGTATTGTTGCGCAAGTTAACTGTTGCCAGTCTTTTAAAGCTTGGTGCAATTGCCGAAACTTGTGTTAATGGACAGGAAGCTTTAGATCTGGTTTGCAAAGGTCTAAGTGATCAAAGGAAACTTGGAGCTTCGAATGTTCTTCCATACGATTATGTCTTAATGGATTGTGAG ATGCCTATGATGAATGGGTATGAAGCAACAAAGCAAATAAGGAAAATGGAGAAGTCCTACGGTGTTCATATTCCAATCATTGCATTAACTGCTCATACGTCAGGTGGTGAAGCTAAGGTGGCAATTGAGGCTGGAATGGATGTTCATCTTGGCAAACCACTGAAGAAGGAACATCTTTTGGAGGCCATTAGATACATCgatactaaatga